The Globicephala melas chromosome 20, mGloMel1.2, whole genome shotgun sequence genome contains a region encoding:
- the RAI1 gene encoding retinoic acid-induced protein 1 isoform X2, whose protein sequence is MQSFRERCGFHGKQQTYQQTSQETSRLENYRQPSQAGLSCDRQRLLTKDYYGPQPFPSYEGGAGTPATAARASKGLSSPQAPQGRPSFAGYAVQDGSPYPGRYSGEEGLQAWGAPQPPPPQPQPLPGAVGKYDENLMKKTAAPPARQYPEQGAQLPFRTHTLHVQQQLSQPLAYPKLQRQKPQNDLASPLPFPPGSHFPQQSQSFPVSSTYSSTGQGGGQGAHSYKSCTAPSTQPHDRPLTANAGLAPGQRVPSLHAYQPGRLSYEPQKQQQQQALQSRHHAQETLHYQSLTKYQHYGQQGPGYCQPDAAVRTPEQYYQTFSPGSSHSPARSVGRSPSYSSTPSPLMPNLENFPYNQQPLGPGAFPAGLADHSHFLPLLNPSPTDAAGSVDAQAANCKALQKDKLPESLLSDLSLHSLTALTSQVENISNTVQQLLLSKAAMPQKKGVKSLAARTPEQHKSQHCSPEGSGYSAEPAGTPLSDPLSSTPQSTHAEPPEADYLSGSEDPLERSFLYCSQARGSPARVHGSSKAKPESVSTCSVTSPDDMSTKSDDSFQSLHGSLPLDSFSKLVAGERDCPRLLLSALAQEDLASEILGLQEAISEKADKVWAEAPGLAKDTGKPPFSLENHSACLDPMAKGAWPRPGEQDALPETLQLEKGGGTKDFGPGLFEDPSVGFATPDPKKTTGPLSFGAKPTLGAAASDPATAAFDCFPDTTAASSADSANPFAWPEENLGDACPRWGLHPGELTKGLEQGGKAADSVGQEDAREASACLGFQEEQPSAEKAVVPRDSQQEEGGGVKEEAGGLLQCPEVGKADRWLEDSRHCCSAADFGDLPLLPPAGRKGDLEAEEYSSLCELLGSPEQRPGLQDPLSPKAPLLCGKEEVEEVLDPKAGWGSPCALSGESVILLGPTVGTESKVQSWFESSLSHMKPGEEGPEGALAPGDSTTLAPEASLTQKPNKPAVPEAPIAKKEPVPRGKSLRSRRVHRGLPEAEDSPCRAPALPKDLLLPESCTGPPQGQMEGAGAPGRGTSEGLPRMCTRSFTALSEPRTPGPPGLPTTPAPPDKLGGKQRAAFKSGKRVGKPSPKAASSPSNPAALPVASDSSPMGSKTKETDSPDAPGKDQRSMILRSRTRTQEAFHCKRRRASESRLPNCRAAKKLLANNHLPATFKVAGSPQKEGRVGQRARVPKPGAGGKLSDRPLHTLKRKSAFMAPVPTKKRNLVLRSGSTSGDTKEEGAEGPPTLFKRMTSPKKAKPTKGNGEPTAKLPPPETPDASLKLASRASVQGAMKTKVLPPRKGRGLKLEAIVQKITSPSLKKFACRAPGAPPGNPLSPSLPEKDRGLKSAGGSPLGAEEGLLNVSTGQKFPAALGADPLCRNPTNRSLKGKLVNNKKLSSTDGFKTEAFTSPEALLPGGTALAPKKRSRKGRAGALGLPKGSLEKRPHLGPALLLTASSTQGGSEDSPGGGGKKPKTEELGLASQPPEGRPCQPQVRAQKQPGHANYSSYSKRKRLTRGRAKNATTSPCKGRAKRRRQQQVLPLDPAEPEIRLKYISSCKRLRADSRTPAFSPFVRVEKRDAFTTVCTVVNSPGDEPKPHRKPSSSSSSCSSSLDAAGASLATLPGGSVLQPRPSLPLSSTMHLGPVVSKALSTSCLVCCLCQNPANFKDLGDLCGPYYPGHCLPKKKPKLKEKVRPESTCEEASLPLERTLKGLECPAAAAATTTTTTTTGKPPRPDGPADPAKQGSLRTSARGLSRRLQSCYCCDGRGEGGEETAPADRSRKHECSKEPPAEPGGDAQEHWVHEACAVWTGGVYLVAGKLFGLQEAMKVAMDMTCSSCQEAGATIGCCHKGCIHTYHYPCASDAGCIFIEENFSLKCPKHKRLPL, encoded by the exons ATGCAGTCTTTTCGAGAAAGGTGTGGTTTCCATGGCAAACAACAGACCTACCAGCAGACCTCACAGGAGACATCTCGCCTGGAGAATTACCGGCAGCCGAGTCAGGCTGGGCTGAGCTGCGACCGGCAGCGTCTGCTGACCAAGGACTATTACGGCCCGCAGCCCTTCCCCAGCTACGAGGGCGGCGCCGGCACGCCCGCCACGGCGGCGCGCGCCAGCAAAGGCCTGTCCTCTCCGCAGGCCCCGCAGGGGAGGCCGTCCTTCGCGGGCTACGCCGTCCAGGACGGCAGCCCCTACCCCGGCCGCTACTCGGGGGAGGAGGGCCTGCAGGCCTGGGGGGCGCCGCAGCCACCACCCCCGCAGCCGCAACCCCTGCCAGGGGCGGTGGGCAAATATGACGAGAACCTGATGAAGAAGACAGCAGCGCCCCCCGCCCGGCAGTACCCAGAGCAGGGCGCCCAGCTGCCCTTTCGGACTCACACCCTCCACGTCCAGCAGCAGCTGTCGCAGCCCCTGGCTTACCCCAAGCTCCAAAGGCAGAAACCCCAGAACGACCTCGCCTcgcccctgcccttccccccgGGCAGCCACTTCCCCCAGCAGTCCCAGTCCTTCCCCGTCTCCTCCACCTACTCCTCCACCGGCCAGGGTGGCGGGCAGGGGGCCCACTCCTACAAGAGCTGCACGGCCCCGTCCACCCAGCCCCACGACAGGCCGCTGACCGCCAACGCCGGCCTGGCCCCAGGCCAGCGGGTCCCAAGCCTTCACGCCTACCAGCCTGGGCGCCTCAGCTACGAGccacagaagcagcagcagcagcaagccCTCCAGAGCCGCCACCACGCCCAGGAGACCCTCCACTACCAGAGCCTCACCAAGTACCAACACTACGGGCAGCAGGGCCCCGGCTACTGCCAGCCGGACGCGGCCGTCAGGACCCCGGAGCAGTACTACCAGACCTTCAGCCCCGGCTCCAGCCACTCGCCCGCCCGCTCCGTGGGCCGCTCCCCTTCCTACAGCTCCACCCCGTCGCCGCTGATGCCCAACCTGGAGAACTTTCCCTACAACCAGCAGCCGCTTGGCCCTGGAGCCTTCCCCGCCGGTCTCGCGGACCACAGCCACTTCCTGCCCCTGCTCAACCCCTCCCCGACGGACGCCGCCGGCTCCGTGGACGCCCAGGCCGCCAACTGCAAGGCCCTGCAGAAGGACAAGCTTCCCGAGAGCCTGCTGTCAGACCTGAGCCTGCACAGCCTCACGGCGCTGACCTCGCAGGTGGAGAACATCTCCAACACCGTGCAGCAGCTGCTGCTCTCCAAGGCGGCCATGCCCCAGAAGAAGGGCGTCAAGAGCCTGGCGGCCCGGACCCCGGAGCAGCACAAGAGCCAGCACTGCAGCCCCGAGGGCAGCGGCTACTCGGCCGAGCCGGCAGGCACGCCGCTGTCGGATCCGCTGAGCAGCACCCCGCAGTCCACGCACGCCGAGCCGCCCGAGGCCGACTACCTGAGCGGCTCCGAGGACCCGCTGGAGCGCAGCTTCCTCTACTGCAGCCAGGCCCGCGGCAGCCCCGCCAGGGTCCACGGCAGCTCCAAGGCCAAGCCCGAGTCCGTGTCCACCTGCTCTGTGACTTCACCCGACGACATGTCCACCAAGTCCGATGACTCCTTCCAGAGCCTGCACGGCAGCCTGCCGCTCGACAGCTTCTCCAAGCTTGTGGCTGGAGAGCGGGACTGCCCGCGCCTGCTGCTCAGCGCCCTGGCACAGGAGGACCTGGCCTCCGAGATCCTGGGGCTGCAGGAGGCCATCAGCGAGAAGGCCGACAAGGTCTGGGCCGAGGCGCCCGGCCTGGCCAAGGACACCGGCAAGCCACCCTTCTCGCTGGAGAACCACAGCGCCTGCTTGGACCCCATGGCCAAGGGTGCGTGGCCGCGGCCGGGGGAGCAGGACGCCCTGCCCGAGACCCTACAGCTGGAGAAGGGCGGCGGCACCAAGGACTTCGGCCCGGGGCTGTTCGAAGATCCCTCCGTGGGCTTCGCCACCCCTGACCCCAAGAAGACAACTGGTCCCCTCTCCTTTGGTGCCAAGCCCACGCTGGGGGCCGCCGCCTCGGACCCCGCCACGGCGGCTTTCGACTGCTTCCCAGACACGACTGCCGCCAGCTCGGCGGACAGCGCCAACCCCTTCGCCTGGCCCGAGGAGAACCTGGGGGACGCCTGTCCCCGGTGGGGGCTGCACCCCGGCGAGCTCACCAAGGGCCTGGAGCAGGGCGGGAAGGCCGCCGACAGCGTTGGCCAGGAGGACGCCCGCGAGGCTTCGGCCTGCCTGGGCTTCCAGGAGGAGCAGCCCTCGGCGGAGAAGGCCGTGGTGCCCCGGGACTCCcagcaggaggaggggggaggggtgaagGAGGAGGCGGGTGGGCTGCTGCAGTGTCCCGAGGTGGGCAAGGCCGACCGGTGGCTGGAGGACAGCCGGCACTGCTGCTCCGCCGCTGACTTCGGAGACCTCCCGTTGCTGCCGCCCGCCGGCAGGAAGGGGGACTTGGAGGCGGAGGAGTACTCGTCTCTGTGCGAGCTCCTGGGCAGCCCCGAGCAGAGGCCGGGCCTGCAGGACCCGCTGTCGCCCAAGGCCCCGCTGCTGTGTGgcaaggaggaggtggaggaggtgctGGACCCCAAGGCCGGCTGGGGCTCCCCGTGTGCCCTGTCTGGCGAGTCCGTCATCTTGCTGGGCCCCACCGTGGGCACCGAGTCCAAGGTGCAGAGCTGGTTCGAGTCCTCCCTCTCCCACATGAAGCCAGGGGAAGAGGGGCCCGAGGGGGCGCTGGCCCCAGGGGATTCCACCACCCTGGCCCCGGAAGCCTCCCTGACCCAGAAGCCGAACAAGCCTGCTGTGCCCGAGGCGCCCATCGCCAAGAAGGAGCCTGTGCCTCGCGGCAAAAGCTTACGGAGCCGGCGGGTGCACCGGGGGCTGCCCGAGGCCGAGGATTCCCCGTGCAGGGCGCCGGCGCTGCCCAAAGACCTGCTGCTCCCTGAATCGTGCACGGGGCCCCCCCAGGGACAGATGGAAGGGGCGGGGGCCCCAGGCCGGGGGACCTCGGAAGGGCTCCCCAGGATGTGCACCCGCTCCTTCACGGCCCTGAGTGAGCCCCGCACGCCCGGACCCCCGGGCcttcccaccacccctgcccccccagaCAAGCTGGGGGGCAAGCAGCGAGCTGCCTTCAAGTCGGGCAAGCGGGTGGGGAAGCCCTCCCCCAAGGCCGCATCCAGCCCCAGCAACCCGGCCGCCCTGCCCGTGGCCTCCGACAGCAGTCCCATGGGCTCCAAGACCAAGGAGACAGACTCGCCGGATGCACCAGGCAAAGACCAGCGCTCCATGATCCTCCGGTCCCGCACCAGGACCCAGGAGGCCTTCCACTGCAAGCGGCGGCGGGCCTCGGAGAGCCGGCTCCCCAACTGCCGCGCCGCCAAGAAGCTCCTCGCCAACAACCACCTGCCCGCCACGTTCAAGGTCGCCGGTAGCCCCCAGAAGGAGGGCAGGGTGGGCCAGCGGGCAAGGGTCCCCAAGCCTGGTGCAGGCGGCAAGCTCTCCGATCGGCCCCTCCACACCCTCAAGAGGAAGTCGGCCTTCATGGCGCCTGTCCCCACCAAGAAGCGCAACCTGGTCTTACGCAGCGGCAGCACCAGCGGGGACACGAAGGAGGAGGGGGCCGAGGGCCCTCCCACCCTCTTCAAGAGGATGACGTCTCCCAAGAAGGCCAAGCCCACCAAGGGCAACGGTGAGCCCACGGCAAAGCTGCCGCCCCCGGAGACCCCTGACGCCAGCCTGAAGCTGGCCTCACGGGCGTCCGTCCAGGGGGCCATGAAGACCAAGGTGCTGCCCCCCCGGAAAGGCCGGGGCCTGAAGCTGGAGGCCATCGTGCAGAAGATCACCTCGCCCAGCCTGAAAAAGTTCGCGTGCAGAGCACCAGGGGCCCCTCCCGGGAATCCTCTGAGCCCATCCCTCCCCGAGAAGGACCGCGGGCTCAAGAGCGCAGGGGGCAGCCCGCTGGGGGCAGAAGAAGGTCTCTTAAACGTGAGCACTGGGCAGAAGTTCCCAGCAGCCTTGGGGGCCGATCCGTTATGCAGAAATCCAACCAACAGATCCTTAAAAGGCAAACTCGTGAACAATAAGAAACTGTCCTCCACCGACGGTTTCAAAACTGAGGCCTTCACATCCCCAGAGGCCCTACTGCCCGGGGGCACTGCCCTGGCACCTAAGAAGAGAAGCCGGAAAGGCAGGGCTGGAGCCCTCGGACTCCCCAAAGGCTCCCTGGAGAAGAGGCCTCATCTCGGCCCAGCTCTGCTCCTGACGGCCAGCAGCACGCAGGGGGGCAGCGAGGACAGCCCTGGCGGAGGAGGCAAGAAGCCAAAGACGGAGGAGCTGGGGCTGGCCTCCCAGCCCCCTGAGGGCCGGCCCTGCCAGCCCCAGGTGAGGGCACAGAAGCAGCCTGGCCACGCCAACTACAGCAGCTATTCCAAGCGGAAGCGCCTGACGCGGGGCCGGGCCAAGAACGCCACCACCTCACCCTGTAAGGGGCGTGCcaagcggcggcggcagcagcaggtgCTGCCCCTGGATCCCGCAGAGCCTGAAATCCGCCTCAAATACATTTCCTCCTGCAAGCGGCTGCGAGCAGACAGCCGCACCCCCGCCTTCTCACCCTTCGTGCGGGTGGAGAAGCGGGATGCGTTCACCACCGTATGCACTGTTGTCAACTCCCCCGGAGACGAGCCCAAGCCCCACAGGAAGCCTTCCTCCTCTTCATCCTCTTGCTCCTCCTCCCTGGATGCGGCCGGGGCCTCCCTAGCCACGCTCCCTGGAGGCTCCGTCCTGCAGCCTcggccctccctgcccctctcctccaccATGCATCTGGGGCCCGTGGTCTCCAAGGCCCTGAGTACCTCTTGCCTTGTTTGCTGCCTCTGCCAAAACCCAGCCAACTTCAAGGACCTCGGGGACCTCTGTGGGCCCTACTACCCCGGACACTGCCTCCCCAAAAAGAAGCCAAAACTCAAGGAGAAGGTGCGGCCAGAGAGCACCTGCGAGGAGGCCTCGCTGCCTCTTGAGAGGACACTCAAAGGCCTCGAGTGCCCAGCTGCCgctgccgccaccaccaccaccaccaccaccaccgggAAGCCCCCCAGGCCTGACGGCCCAGCCGATCCAGCCAAGCAGGGCTCCCTGCGCACCAGCGCCCGGGGCCTGTCCCGGCGGCTGCAGAGTTGCTACTGCTGTGACGGTCGGGGGGAAGGTGGTGAAGAGACAGCCCCAGCTGACAGGAGCCGCAAGCACGAGTGCAGCAAGGAGCCGCCGGCAGAGCCTGGCGGGGACGCACAGGAGCACTGGGTGCACGAGGCCTGCGCCGTGTGGACGGGCGGGGTCTACCTGGTGGCCGGGAAGCTCTTTGGGCTGCAGGAGGCCATGAAGGTGGCCATGGACATG ACTTGTTCCAGCTGCCAGGAAGCCGGGGCCACCATCGGGTGCTGCCACAAAGGATGCATCCACACCTACCATTACCCATGTGCCAGCGATGCGG